Proteins from one Streptomyces genisteinicus genomic window:
- a CDS encoding DUF47 domain-containing protein, with protein MRFRLTPRETSFYDMFAASADNIVTGSKLLMELLGAESSARAEIAERMRAAEHAGDDATHAIFHQLNSSFITPFDREDIYSLASSLDDIMDFMEEAVDLVVLYNVEELPKGVEQQIEVLARAAELTAEAMPHLRTMDNLTEYWIEVNRLENQADQIHRKLLAHLFNGKYDAIEVLKLKQIVDVLEEAADAFEHVANTVETIAVKES; from the coding sequence GTGCGATTTCGTCTGACCCCCAGGGAGACGAGCTTCTACGACATGTTCGCCGCATCCGCGGACAACATCGTCACGGGCTCGAAGCTCCTGATGGAACTGCTCGGAGCGGAGTCCTCCGCCCGGGCCGAGATCGCGGAGCGGATGCGGGCGGCGGAGCACGCCGGGGACGACGCGACCCATGCGATCTTCCACCAGCTGAACTCCTCGTTCATCACGCCGTTCGACCGTGAGGACATCTACTCCCTCGCGTCGTCCCTCGACGACATCATGGACTTCATGGAAGAGGCCGTCGACCTCGTCGTCCTCTACAACGTCGAGGAACTCCCCAAGGGCGTCGAGCAGCAGATCGAGGTCCTCGCGAGGGCCGCCGAGCTGACCGCCGAGGCCATGCCGCACCTGCGGACCATGGACAACCTCACCGAGTACTGGATCGAGGTCAACCGCCTGGAGAACCAGGCCGACCAGATCCACCGCAAGCTGCTCGCCCACCTCTTCAACGGCAAGTACGACGCCATCGAGGTGCTCAAGCTCAAGCAGATCGTCGACGTGCTCGAAGAGGCCGCGGACGCGTTCGAGCACGTGGCGAACACGGTGGAGACCATCGCGGTCAAGGAGTCCTGA
- a CDS encoding metal-sensitive transcriptional regulator → MTTTEAAGPPVTGHETDHDHGVHGYHKQKDEHLKRLRRIEGQIRGLQRMVDEDVYCIDILTQVSASTKALQSFALQLLEEHLRHCVADAAVKGGDEIDAKVEEATKAIARLLRT, encoded by the coding sequence ATGACGACCACCGAGGCGGCCGGCCCCCCGGTCACCGGACACGAGACCGACCACGATCACGGCGTGCACGGCTACCACAAGCAGAAGGACGAGCACCTCAAGCGGCTGCGCCGGATCGAGGGGCAGATCAGGGGCCTGCAGCGGATGGTCGACGAGGACGTCTACTGCATCGACATACTCACCCAGGTCTCGGCGTCGACGAAGGCGCTCCAGTCCTTCGCGCTCCAGCTGCTGGAGGAGCACCTCCGCCACTGCGTCGCGGACGCCGCGGTGAAGGGCGGCGACGAGATCGACGCCAAGGTCGAAGAGGCGACGAAGGCGATCGCCCGCCTGCTGCGCACCTGA
- the pstB gene encoding phosphate ABC transporter ATP-binding protein PstB, whose amino-acid sequence MAKRIDVSGLTAYYGSHKAIEDISMTVEPRSVTAFIGPSGCGKSTFLRTLNRMHEVTPGGRVEGKVMLDDENLYASGIDPVAVRRTVGMVFQRPNPFPTMSIFDNVAAGLRLNGSYKKNQLADVVEKSLRGANLWNEVKDRLNKPGSGLSGGQQQRLCIARAIAVEPDVLLMDEPCSALDPISTLAIEDLIGELKERFTIVIVTHNMQQAARVSDRTAFFNLAAVGQPGKLIEIDETERIFANPSVQATEDYISGRFG is encoded by the coding sequence ATGGCAAAGCGAATCGACGTCAGCGGTCTGACCGCCTACTACGGCTCCCACAAGGCGATCGAGGACATCTCGATGACCGTGGAGCCCCGCTCCGTGACGGCCTTCATCGGCCCGTCCGGCTGCGGCAAGTCCACCTTCCTGCGCACCCTGAACCGGATGCACGAGGTCACCCCCGGCGGGCGCGTCGAGGGCAAGGTGATGCTCGACGACGAGAACCTGTACGCCTCCGGCATCGACCCCGTCGCCGTGCGGCGCACGGTCGGCATGGTCTTCCAGCGTCCGAACCCGTTCCCCACCATGTCGATCTTCGACAACGTGGCGGCGGGGCTGCGCCTGAACGGCTCGTACAAGAAGAACCAGCTCGCCGACGTCGTCGAGAAGTCCCTGCGCGGGGCCAACCTCTGGAACGAGGTCAAGGACCGCCTGAACAAGCCGGGCTCCGGACTGTCGGGCGGCCAGCAGCAGCGCCTGTGCATCGCCCGCGCGATCGCGGTCGAGCCGGACGTGCTGCTGATGGACGAGCCCTGCTCGGCGCTCGACCCGATCTCGACGCTCGCGATCGAGGACCTGATCGGGGAGCTGAAGGAGCGCTTCACCATCGTCATCGTGACGCACAACATGCAGCAGGCCGCCCGTGTCTCCGACCGCACGGCCTTCTTCAACCTGGCGGCGGTCGGCCAGCCCGGCAAGCTGATCGAGATCGACGAGACCGAGCGGATCTTCGCCAACCCGTCCGTCCAGGCGACCGAGGACTACATCTCGGGCCGCTTCGGATAA
- the pstA gene encoding phosphate ABC transporter permease PstA yields MSQTVVRETPSHAAPGPRRSLSTRSLPKWAPLGFAAVSVVLGVGLGLVAGWESRIQWGLVSALFFVVISYTVTSAVENRRQAKDRLATSVVWVCFVLAVVPLLSLIGVTVSRGVKVLDGYFLTHSMAGVPGFEAGGGVYHAIIGTLEQVGLATLVSVPIGLLTAVYLVEYGKGALAKAVTFFVDVMTGIPSIVAGLFLLSIMLMFKLQPSGLMGALALAILMIPVVVRSTEEMLKLVPNELREASLALGVPKWRTITKVVIPTALGGITTGVMLAIARIAGETAPIMLLVFGSQLINTNPFEGAQSSLPFYIWEQYRVGSEASYDRAWAAALVLIAFVMILNLVARGIARWKAPKH; encoded by the coding sequence ATGAGCCAGACAGTTGTCAGGGAGACTCCGTCGCACGCGGCGCCCGGTCCCCGTCGCAGCCTCAGCACCCGTTCGCTCCCCAAGTGGGCGCCGCTCGGCTTCGCCGCCGTCTCCGTCGTCCTCGGCGTGGGTCTCGGCCTGGTCGCGGGCTGGGAGAGCCGGATCCAGTGGGGGCTGGTCTCCGCGCTCTTCTTCGTCGTGATCTCGTACACGGTCACCAGCGCCGTCGAGAACCGGCGCCAGGCCAAGGACCGGCTGGCGACCAGCGTCGTCTGGGTCTGCTTCGTCCTCGCCGTCGTCCCGCTGCTCTCGCTGATCGGTGTCACCGTCAGCCGTGGTGTGAAGGTCCTCGACGGGTACTTCCTCACCCACTCCATGGCCGGCGTCCCCGGCTTCGAGGCCGGCGGCGGCGTCTACCACGCCATCATCGGCACCCTGGAGCAGGTCGGTCTCGCCACCCTGGTGTCGGTGCCCATCGGCCTGCTGACCGCCGTCTACCTGGTGGAGTACGGCAAGGGCGCGCTGGCCAAGGCCGTGACGTTCTTCGTCGACGTCATGACGGGCATCCCGTCGATCGTCGCCGGCCTCTTCCTGCTGTCGATCATGCTGATGTTCAAGCTCCAGCCGTCCGGCCTGATGGGTGCGCTGGCCCTGGCGATCCTGATGATCCCGGTCGTCGTCCGCTCCACCGAGGAGATGCTCAAGCTCGTCCCGAACGAGCTGCGCGAGGCCTCCCTCGCCCTCGGTGTGCCGAAGTGGCGCACGATCACGAAGGTGGTCATCCCGACCGCGCTCGGTGGCATCACCACCGGTGTGATGCTCGCCATCGCGCGCATCGCCGGTGAGACCGCGCCGATCATGCTGCTCGTCTTCGGCAGCCAGCTGATCAACACCAACCCGTTCGAGGGCGCCCAGTCGTCGCTCCCCTTCTACATCTGGGAGCAGTACCGGGTCGGCAGCGAGGCGTCGTACGACCGCGCCTGGGCCGCCGCCCTGGTCCTGATCGCCTTCGTCATGATCCTCAACCTGGTGGCTCGCGGCATCGCCCGCTGGAAGGCCCCGAAGCACTGA
- a CDS encoding inorganic phosphate transporter, translated as MDTFALIVTIGVALGFTYTNGFHDSANAIATSVSTRALTPRVALAMAAVMNLAGAFLGQGVAKTVSEGLIETPHGDRGMGILFAALVGAIVWNLVTWYFGLPSSSSHALFGGMVGAALAGGTDVIWTGVLEKIVIPMFVSPFVGLICGYLVMVAIMWMFRRTNPHKAKRGFRIAQTVSAAGMALGHGLQDAQKTMGIVVMALVIADVEQAGDEIPVWVKIACAVMLSLGTYAGGWRIMRTLGRKIIELDPPQGFAAETTGASIMFGSAFLFHAPISTTHVITSAIMGVGATKRINAVRWGVAKNIILGWFITMPAAAAVAALSYGVVWLIFG; from the coding sequence GTGGACACCTTTGCCCTGATCGTGACCATTGGTGTCGCGCTCGGATTCACCTACACCAACGGGTTCCACGACTCCGCGAACGCGATCGCGACCTCCGTCTCCACCCGCGCGCTGACACCGCGCGTGGCGCTGGCGATGGCCGCGGTCATGAACCTCGCGGGGGCCTTCCTCGGACAGGGCGTCGCCAAGACCGTCAGCGAAGGGCTCATCGAGACCCCGCACGGCGACCGCGGCATGGGCATCCTGTTCGCCGCCCTGGTCGGCGCGATCGTCTGGAACCTGGTCACCTGGTACTTCGGCCTGCCGTCCTCGTCCTCCCACGCCCTCTTCGGCGGCATGGTCGGCGCGGCGCTCGCCGGCGGGACGGACGTGATCTGGACCGGCGTGCTGGAGAAGATCGTCATTCCGATGTTCGTCTCCCCGTTCGTCGGCCTGATCTGCGGCTATCTGGTGATGGTCGCCATCATGTGGATGTTCCGGCGGACCAACCCGCACAAGGCGAAGCGCGGCTTCCGCATCGCCCAGACCGTCTCCGCGGCGGGCATGGCGCTGGGCCACGGTCTCCAGGACGCGCAGAAGACCATGGGCATCGTGGTCATGGCGCTGGTGATCGCGGACGTCGAGCAGGCCGGCGACGAGATTCCCGTCTGGGTCAAGATCGCGTGTGCCGTGATGCTGTCGCTGGGCACGTACGCGGGTGGCTGGCGCATCATGCGGACCCTCGGCCGCAAGATCATCGAGCTGGACCCGCCGCAGGGGTTCGCGGCGGAGACCACCGGCGCGTCGATCATGTTCGGCTCGGCGTTCCTGTTCCACGCGCCGATCTCGACGACACACGTGATCACCTCGGCGATCATGGGCGTCGGCGCGACCAAGCGGATCAACGCGGTGCGCTGGGGCGTGGCGAAGAACATCATCCTCGGGTGGTTCATCACGATGCCGGCGGCGGCGGCGGTGGCCGCGCTGAGCTACGGGGTCGTGTGGTTGATCTTCGGGTGA